A window of Theropithecus gelada isolate Dixy chromosome 14, Tgel_1.0, whole genome shotgun sequence contains these coding sequences:
- the YPEL4 gene encoding protein yippee-like 4, with the protein MPSCDPGPGPACLPTKTFRSYLPRCHRTYSCVHCRAHLAKHDELISKSFQGSHGRAYLFNSVVNVGCGPAEQRLLLTGLHSVADIFCESCKTTLGWKYEQAFETSQKYKEGKYIIEMSHMVKDNGWD; encoded by the exons ATGCCCAGCTGTGACCCCGGTccaggccctgcctgcctccccaccAAGACTTTCCGCAGCTACCTGCCCCGCTGCCACCGCACTTACAGCTGTGTCCACTGCCGTGCACACCTGGCCAAACACGATGAGCTTATTTCCAAG TCCTTCCAAGGGAGCCATGGCCGAGCCTACCTGTTTAACTCCGT ggtcaaCGTGGGTTGCGGGCCAGCTGAACAGCGCCTCTTGCTCACGGGGCTCCACTCGGTAGCTGATATTTTCTGTGAGAGCTGCAAAACCACACTGGGCTGGAAATAT GAACAAGCTTTTGAGACGAGCCAGAAGTACAAGGAAGGGAAATATATCATTGAAATGTCACACATGGTGAAGGACAACGGCTGGGACTGA